The following nucleotide sequence is from Drosophila simulans strain w501 chromosome 3L, Prin_Dsim_3.1, whole genome shotgun sequence.
tttaaccAATATTGTGCCATATTCGCAGAACACAAAAAGGGCGAAAGGGGTTAAAAGCAGCTGGAGAAAGAATGCAGGGGGCAAAAGGAAGTGGCAAGAGGAGAGGAGGGTGCGATGAGAAGATCCCGACAAAATCAGAGGCGCATGCGAAAACAATTGAAGCGTGCAAAAAGCAGCTGAAGAGGGGAAGACacgtaaaaaaaagaaaagcaactGAAAAAAGCAAGAGTTTTATGGCCGGagaaaaagaacacaaaaccGCAACACACGAAGGGAAACTCTGGGCGCTGGGAAACGGAAATCAAAAGCGGCAAGGCAGCAATGTTGTTGCAGCTTTGCATATAATTTATGTTGAAAAAGCATAGCAAAAGCTGCTTATGAGTTGCGAGATTGAAAATGTGAGAAGCAGAAGaggtaaaaataaatgcgTGTGCAGGTGTGAAAATGAGATCACGGGAACTTTTTTACACCCCACCTCTGCACACAGCCAGTGGTGGTTATTCATAATtctgttttactttttatgtTTCAACAGGAAATGTAAAACCACCAAAAAACAACCGCAAGTTTATTTTTCGTCTATCTCTTGCAGTCTGGTTCGGTCTCGCTTCAGAATGAAGTGGATGGCAGAATGGAGAGGAAAAGTGAGAGAGtgtcattcattcatttgacCTTTTGCCAATATATAGTAGGCCATTAATCGATGCTCTTTTCGCTTGTTGCTTTTGATAATCATTCATAAAACAGACACCTTTGTATTGAGAAAAGTACACCGAATTCGAAAATTCCATTCATAAAAAAACCCACACATTGTTGCTGGGATCTCTCTtccgcttgtgtgtgtgtgtttttttgtcgcgtgtgtgtgagcatGCGCTGGAGCgtcacacaaacacatgctTGATTTCCGATTCATTCACAAAAAGGGGCGCATTCAAAACGGCGGGGGGCGTGTTGGGCGATGGTGGAGGAAGAGCGGTTCAGGGGGTGGGTGCAGAAGCGAATGCCGTAACATTCAGCCTTGTCATCCATTACTTCTcaaacggcagcaacaataaatgtattgcactgctgctgcacgaaaaaaaaaacacacacacattaggGAAAAAGGCAAGagaaacacacgcacacagcaaCACGCGAGTCAGAGCGGGATAGCAGGCATATACACTTGAACGCAATATGCATTTCTAgaacaaaaacacatttgttttCTCAATTAATCGACTTTCTTTGCCGCAAATCGCACGAATTTCTGTTTGCCACTAGATTACACAACATTTTGGACAACTTTTAGACATATTCTCCCGATTCTATGTTGTTTTCTGCTCGCAAGAGACTCCGCGGGGGAAACGCGGACGCTGTCAAAATTCCAGCACACTTTGGACCATGAAAAACGCACTTTGCTGCGCGTATTTCACTCAACGTTCATGCCACGCATGTTCTTCGACATATTTGTGATGTTTTTGAACTATTTCGCACTAGATTTACATAccaattttcacttttaattgctCTTCAATGCGCACTTCGCGTGTATCggccattttgttgttgttgctgcttggcTCGACGGCGACGGGCGAGTTAATATTATTGTCGTCTCGCTCGTCGAACATATAGCGCTTCTTCTTCAGCAGCATTGTGCGCCCGTTCTTAAAGCAGCCAGCTTTTTGTCAGCTACCCGCTGGGGAACTTGCAACAcgcgattggaaatttaactAACTCCTTCACTCGTTCTTCACGAAACTTTAATAACtcgaaattatttgtttttttttaacaggTTTATTAGCCGgctatttgcatttgtatttcatCACTCGCTGCAGCGTCGCATTGTGCATAGAGCTGGTGTGACGGGAATATGAGTCGATTTGCCGCTCACGAAATGCACTTTTCCTGTTGCTTCAGGGCTCGGCTGATTTTAGTATTTTGTTGTAACTACAAACTGTTTTTTGCACGCACTAGCAGATATGGGATTATATTATCGAAGTTGGAAAGTATTCGGTTGCTTGACTGTTCCGAATCGCATAAAACTTGGTTCTCCgagtttatttgctttgcgGGTTCACACGCATCCGCGAACAACCTTTCGAAGCGGAATCAGAACTAGAGTGACCGTAGCGAGACGGTGGTATGACTCCATCAATTTAGTGTGACCCTAGCACGGTTCACCGAAAATACCATGGGAAATACAAATGTCTAATGTTTACTTAATAATTTGCTTGAAGTAGAtctgttttaaaataattgattgattttatttaacaacCACTATGCATTAGGTTAAGCACAACAGTTAggttttcattaaaaatgtttaattttaatttcgatATTTCACCAGTTCTGGTTATCGAATATGTATCGTTAGCTCCAGAAAAcagttatatattttgtaattcatttaaaacGTATTATTATTCAACACAATTTGTGCTTTGTACTTAAACTTAAGGTTTAAGTGATGTTTTTGTTAATTCCGATTTGTTTTTAGTTGCTTAACTTTGAAACACACTCCGTAAAACAAACGTGTTGCAGCGCGGCCGAAATGGAACTGAATTAAAATTTCCAAGCGGCAAGTGTACACATGCACCTCCCAAATTTTGTGAAtgaaaacgcacacacacagcagtGGTCACCTACacttaagcacacacacatgttgcACCGGCGCCACCAACAGCGGAAGCAACCGAAGATCGCCGAGAAAGTCGTGGCATATGCGACTTGAGGAGGGCGGTACAAAGCAATATAAACCTTTTGCTTTGCTTATGATTTAATCGTTAGTTAAGGAATTATAGCAGAAagcaaatgtttatttttcaattcaaCTAGCTTAAGATTCATATCTATACTAATACTTATGGATGTACTTGGCAAAGTAGGTAAGCAGAACTCAAATGCCCGGCTGTTTATACCGTAGCGCACAGTACGTGGGCGTTCTGGCTCGCAGACAGTCCACAGGAACCCGAGGAACCACATagtacacacatatgtacattaaaAGTACACAAATATTCAGAAACAAGGCAGTGAAATGTGAAATTCACACGGCATCCGGACAGCAACGCCGCTTATGTTTTTCTTTACGCATAtgttgcttctgcttcttgcCTTGGTAACCACATgcatcacaacaacaacaacaactggcagGGAGAGATCAACAAGTGAGGCGGTGCATCTTATCACAACTGCCGCCAATAAGTGGAAGTGGTCGGGTCAACATTTCGGGTGGTTGCTCGGCTCAGTTTCATTGTTTCCGTATGCCCTGCATCTGATCTAGTCACTTCAAATGCACTGAGCAAAATAACACACTACATCGAGGTAAAACTGTTTAAAAATCCCTAATATAAAATGGGTAAGAGTAATAATggttttaaaaactaaaatttttgAACTAACGTTATAGTTTATAGtaattgtaataatttaaagaGGCGGATCGAAATGTAACAGTTcctattataaaaataataaaaataatatttgttaggAAGGTTCACAATGCTATTTTCTGTGTAGCGTGCGTAACGACCATTTGAATATGTTGATCATTTCGCTCAACGAAACGTAACCGACGTGGGAAGAAGAGGAGACATGgcttttcttctattttccGTTTCCAGCTGTCCACTCgattcctcctcctcctccatttgCTCCGCCCACAAAATTCGGAGCTAGGTGCAGATGTTATAAATATAGTATTTTGTGGCAGTTCCATTCGTATGAATGGGTTTACGAGTTTCGGTTTCAGGTTTTTGGGCCTGTTTATGAACCCACCCCTCCCATATTTTCATGTATTTACGTCCGGAAAAGTGTTTTGGTCATTTGTCTAGCTTCCGTTATAATTTCGTTATGAATGAAAAACCCATTTGGaccgggtttttttttatctccctaatttacaacatttatttaGTATTAACTCAATATGGGTTCGTAAACTTCGTTTACTATTTGCGTCGTGAACAAGTTTCTTAAAACGTTTAGTTTTTCTTATCCACCTCATGTTAATGTGAAGTTTACACATAAATACTCATAAAAGACCCAATGTGGGTTTTCCTAATCGTACTTTGAATACATTTAAACGGCAAGAGGAAAAGGCTGTTAAATAGATTTATAGATATACTTTCAAGCTGcgatttttttgttattgaatttatggattttaaaatgtataccAATCAAGGGCAATTACGATAATTAACGATATTTATAGACTTGGCAACACCAAACTTgtattaaaattaagtttatagTTGCACCTAAGTAGAAACGTTTTAAGTTTGATTTTCTGAAAAGACAAAAGTGTTTTCCAAACGTCtttctaaaatatttgattgccAGTTTCTCACCACAAACCAGATTTACTCAGAAGTCCTCTCAGTTATTTAGTTACAGATTTCGGCTTGATCTGCGGATTAAGTCAAATGGCCGTTTGGTTTTTCGTTTATTGTTCAGAGAGTGTTTACACGCATATGGTTTTTTTGTTATAGTATACAATAGACACTTAACGATTTCCAAGTAATGTAGTCATTTAGTTAAATGTAATGTAGCAAATTGTTAGGTGTCCTCTTGAGTTGCGATTGCATCATTATTACATAActtgatttctttttgtttttggcgcGCTAAACGTAAAGCTTAAAATGTAATCATGTTTGTTGATTGTTTGCGTAAACAATAAGCCTTAAATGAAATACTTAATAAAAAGATCGCATAAAACAAtgtgtgttttcttttgtgtgtgtgggtgtgtatgtgtgtgcttgtgtgtttgAGAGCGTTGGTCGCATTTGTCAGCTTTGTGGGATTAGGATCGGGCGCAGGATCTCATTCTCCTCTAGCTGCTTGTCACGATGCCAACTCCAGCTCAACGGCAGCCAAATTAGGAAACGATAAACAAACTGCAACGAAAAGAGAGCAATTGATTAGCATCAGGAgtctgaaaaaatatttaagactATATTCTGAACCATATGCCATATAATTGAggtagttattattattgctccTAATCTTTCGAGTGACTAAGATCACAAATGCTTTGCGGAATGACAAATACGACGTCACATGCTTTATAGATAACGTTTTTGAAACCACAACTTGGAAATtcattatttgtattaaattgtgtttgtgttttatatTTGTTGACTATTAGGTTCTCATACTTACTTTTTTCTCAACTCATCGAACGCAATTTGGGCCAGCCTGCGGTCGGGTTACCCTGGCGTCCAGTTTACGTCCCATCTACTTGTTGTTGATTGATAGGCGCTCAACGCTGGCGAGCAGCTCATCGGCGGTCTGGGATACGACCTGCTCTTGGTCGTCGCTGGTGCTCAGGTTCTGCAGTCGCTTCTCCAGCGCCGAGAGATCCTCCAGCTCGCGTTGCTGCTTCACCATGTAGCGCAAGATGAGCGTGGTCAGCATGCACATGTCCTCGAGGATCTTGGCCGTCTCCGGCGTGGGGTGATCGTAACGATTGCGCAGCAGTCTTAGCTTGGCCTCGGCGAGCTCCAGCGGTGACTTGTTGCTGCGGTCGTACATGTGGACACTGGCGCCGCCCTGGAGCAGCACACCCACCACAACGTTGAAGTTATTGGAGCTGGCCGAGATCACAGCCAGATGGAGTGGGGTATTCCCCAGCGAGTCGACTACATTTGGGTTGGCTCCGTACTTTAGTAGCTGCTGGACAATGGGTATGTAGCCACGACAGGCGGCCAGATGCAGGGGACTACGATTGTACTCGTCGGCGGCATTTGGATTGGCCCCACCCTCAAGGATGCGGTTGAGCAGCTCGATGTTGCaggtggaggcggcggtgcGCAGTTTGCGGCCATTTGACTGGACGATTATGTTGCTGTAGCTGTAGGTGTGCTTTAGACGCTGCATTCGCGGCCGCATCTTAAAGCTTTTGCTGCCCGAGGGCAGGGTGCTTGGATGAATCAGGCTGGGCAGATACTCGGCATTGGAGGCATTTGGATTCAGCGGCAGGGGCGGCAGATGCGGCAGGGCAAAGTGCTCGCCCCGATCTCTGCTCAGCTGGAATGATGCATTCGTGCTGGGGTTTGAACTCATGTTCAGGTTGAGGTTGATGTTCATGTGGGGCCACTCGCCGTGCGTGTTGGGCGAcgatgtgggcgtgggcggcattgccggcggcggcggcgttATCATGATCCCCTTAGAGGCGCTGGTGGGCATGGGCATCGGTGTCGACTTGGCCAGTACCATGGCCATCGACATGGGCGATGGCGGCATCGAcatctccacctcctccttggCCGACTCCACGCCGGAGGAATCGTTGTTGGTGGCCGCAGCCATAGCTTGGTCGCAATCGGATTGTGTGCCCCGTTGCCTGTGATGCAGTGCGTCTGTGTTCCTGGTTTCAGTGTTTGGGCCTACGGCGAAAAAACTCTTCACAGGCACGCGCTGCTTATTTTCCTGTCtgtattgtttgtttatttttgcttctTTTCCTGCCCACTTTGGTCACTCTGACCACCCGTTATTGGTGTGACCCTGCGGTCGCTGAGCGTATTTATCTTGATCTGCAATTGTTTATCTTCATCTATTACGTCCGTAGTCCTCGTTTTAAAACACTTTGACTCACTTGCTTTTCGGATTTTTATGAGTTGGGGCGAAGAGCAAAAATTCTTGGCTCGTCTgtattgtttgtatttgttttggcctATCGATACATATGTCTAGTGTGCTAGCTATCGATTGGAAGGATGAAACTTCTGGCGAGGACACTATCGCTATTAGCCAGCCCTGGTaggctaaatatttaaacataaaagaatttatataaaaatattttaaaattcaattatcaaATTCTTAACATCCAGTATTGtagtattattttcaattaaaaaaatatataaatgttatCAGCTCTAATAACTCTAAGCCATTTCTCTGCCATTAAGTTAAATTTAGTATTCAACAACTATCCCCATTAGTTAAACCAGTTAATCTTATAACCTACAATCTTAAGATCTATAATTTAATGTATGTTAGCTTCTGGACCAGTACTACAACTATCTTAAttggaattaattaaaaacaggtttaaacacttaaaaagttttattcaaaattcgtGCTCGAcatactacatacatatattcatttcctAACAAAGCGGCACGGAATGTTTTTATCAATTAAACGATTCAATTGGAGGGTTACGTACAATAAAATACAAGGCCGAttataatacataaaataaaagtttttcgaAATTAATGTGATGATATGGTACCCTCTTAAGTCCAATAACACAATATACAAAGCGTATTTCGTTTGCTAATCCTGGAGATGAAGCCTCGgaattgaaaaaattaaggaTATTCACATAGATTCTGTTTTGTAGCCAGGTGGTGGGAGGATTTCAGTGTTATTGAGAGTGGAAGTCCCAGCGAGTGAGCTGATTTAGACCGCAGAAAAGGTGCTTAATAAAAACGAAGAGGGTTAAACGAGTCTAAAATACACGGACATGATTCAAAAGGATCCCTCGAAAGAGAGATCTCTATAGCAAATGCGGTCTAAATCCGTCTTGCACGCTATTTTAGGAAATTGATCATCTCGATTATCTTATTCCGATTGGCGTGCATATACGCCTTAGTGTGCCACAGCATGTTGATTAGTTTTTGGTCGTCCTTTTCGTCCATGGCGATGTCCTCGCTCAGCTGCGGATTGAACCTGAAGTAGGGTATGCCAATGGTGCTGCACCAGGCGCGAGCTCTGTCCACCACTCTTCCATCGGAGCAGGTTGCCTGGTCCACCAGCAGATTGCCTAGCAAGcatataaatttgatttaaaaaccACACACAAAGTATATGGATAAGGTGCCTTACCAATGGTGGAGATTCCGTAGGCCAGTTTGGCCGTATCCCAGATGCTCTCCGGTCGGAAGACATCAATGTCCTTTAGTTCAGTCACCGGTATATGACCCGTGCCCAGCGACATCACCACGGATACAGGTATGGCCTCTGATTCGCGTCCAGCGTTACGCAAGGCCATATTGTACTCGTGAATCTCGGTCATGGCGTCCAGCGTCGGGTTGTTGGCAATCAAGCCGCCGTCTAGAAAGCGACCAAATGCGCGGAAATATGAGGGCGCAGCTCCAGTAGCCCGAGCAGCACGCCATACCAATTGTTCCGATGGCTGAGGAGGAGGAATTCTTCGGTTGtctaaaagaataaaataaaattggagAGCTATCTCGATAATTTTTTGATATCTCACTTACTTATGGGAGTCACAATGCCCAAAATGTCACTGGCGCTCGTATAGTTGCGGAATAGATGTAGATCGACCGGCTTGCGATCCGCCATCACACCAGTGACCATGATCTTCGGGTGCTTAATATCCGTCATCACGTTAAACTCGCCCAAATTGTCCTTCAAAATGGACTCAAAAAACTCGCTGTTATAGGGCCGTGAGCCCACAAAACACTGCTCCTTCATGCGCAAATAGAGGCCCATGCACTGCCGCATCGTTTTGCCGCAACCCAGCGCCAAAGCGAGTATTCCCCCAGTACTGGTGCCGGCAATCCAGTCGAACATATGGATAATAGGAGTGCGCGAAAGCTTTTCTATTTCGAGAAGCATCTGTACCAGGACCAGACCACGAATGCCACCACCATCCAGGCAGAGCAGGCGTCCGCGTCCGTAGGGTTTATCCCCTATTTCGGCGGCGATGGGCGAGGTGGGTGAAGGCAGCTGCTCCGGACTGGACACAGCGGATTTTTGCGAGCCACTGCCCAAACTATCCGATGAGTATTCCTTCTTCATCTCGTCCGCATTCACTTTGGTTGTAAACATGCCAAGCAGGGCATCCATTATACTTTGGCCTTTTAATTCTTTCTCAGTATCGACCACGACTGGTTTTCTGGAATAAGAAAAgactattttaattttagttcaCGATTAGTTGATTTACATACTGTGCCGGCTGTTGCTTCTCCAGTATTCCATTGGCCGCTGCGTTCAGGAAACCACCCATCATTTGTCTACTGGTGGTGGCCAGCATGTTCTCTATATGCTCGCGCTGCTCCACGGATTCCGGTGCCTCCGGCGGAATGCCATTGTAGGTACCTTTGGCATTGCAACCAGGCGGGCACTTTGAGCCAGTATCCTTGCAGCGCTTGGCCCCCACAGAGTGCAGAATGTAGAGGATTTCATCATCCTTATTGCCACTAGCATCATTGCCAACCATGTGACGTGGCGTCTTGTCATCCTTGTTCTTCAGATTGATGTCACACCCAAATACCACGAGACATTGGACGATCGGCACTAGTTTCTTCTCAATGGCAATGTGTAAAGCTGCATTTCCGTCTTTGTCCAGCACATCGATCTCCGCATCGTGGGCCAGTAGAGTGACAACGCACTCGAACCGATTCCTGGCCACCATCACGTGCAGTGCTGTCCGTCCATCAAAGTTCGTGGCGTTGACATCACAACCCTCCATGATGAGCGCATGCAAGGTTTCACGGGAGGAACACCAGTGCAGAGGAGTGCCGCCATATTTCATGTCCTGAGTGTACAGCTTGCTAACATTGGTGCGCAGAAACGAGGAAACCGTGGTCGGTGCGGATGTCTTGTACACTTTGCGGATGTCCTTGGCATTAAGATTGACATTGGCTCCAGCCAACAGCAGTGCCTTCACATTCTCTGGCTTGTCGGCGAGGCAGGCGACATGAAGGGGTGTGTACCCATCGGAGTTGAGATGATTCAGATTTACCGTGCTTTTATCAGTGATAAGCTGGGAAAATAAAGTTGAAATGTGTTTGAACTATACATGGATTGCTGGCTTACATTGATGATCTCTTTAGTGGTGCTGGCGGCGTAGTGAAACACCGAATTGCTGTTTATATCCAAGTGCTCCAGCTTGCTCAGCGGCAGCAGAGCCTTCACCATCTCCATGTGGCCCTGTTTGATGGCCAACTGGAAGGGCGACATTAGGGAGGCGGCATCTGCTTGGTCCACGCACTGCAGCATCTTGGGATTGCTGATGTAGTCCACCAGATTGAAGTAGGCAATTAAATGTGACAGTGTCCAGGAGGGATTATCCGCCAAGGCATCGCAAGCTTTCTGCAGTCCATTTACATTGTAGTACTGAAAAATATAGAGTTAAAGGCATCGCTTCGCATTGCTTTGTAGTCCTCTCTCGAACCTCTTTGACAATGCTGACGAAGACGGGCAGCCTTTGCAGAAAGGCATTGAAGCGCTCCTCGGCTTCCTGCTGCACCGGCGACCGGTACAGACTGAAGGATGTGGTATTGGAATCCGAGGTGGGTCGCTGCAAAATGATCTCATAGACGGCTCGCTTTTCATTGCTGCTATTGAAGGGCGGTGCAAAGAGGACCATGGCGTCATCGCGGGCCAGGACTTGAAGTGTCCCCAGCGCTTCGCTCTTGATCTCCAAGACCTTATTGGCCGGCTGATCGACACCCAGCAGGCGCTGTAGAACTGTAGTCGTGCAATATAGAAAGGCAATGTCATTAGATAAGGCGAATGCGTTGGTCATAAGACACTTTAACACATTCTCAACTAGTCT
It contains:
- the LOC6737500 gene encoding 85/88 kDa calcium-independent phospholipase A2 isoform X2, coding for MFNVLQRLLGVDQPANKVLEIKSEALGTLQVLARDDAMVLFAPPFNSSNEKRAVYEIILQRPTSDSNTTSFSLYRSPVQQEAEERFNAFLQRLPVFVSIVKEYYNVNGLQKACDALADNPSWTLSHLIAYFNLVDYISNPKMLQCVDQADAASLMSPFQLAIKQGHMEMVKALLPLSKLEHLDINSNSVFHYAASTTKEIINLITDKSTVNLNHLNSDGYTPLHVACLADKPENVKALLLAGANVNLNAKDIRKVYKTSAPTTVSSFLRTNVSKLYTQDMKYGGTPLHWCSSRETLHALIMEGCDVNATNFDGRTALHVMVARNRFECVVTLLAHDAEIDVLDKDGNAALHIAIEKKLVPIVQCLVVFGCDINLKNKDDKTPRHMVGNDASGNKDDEILYILHSVGAKRCKDTGSKCPPGCNAKGTYNGIPPEAPESVEQREHIENMLATTSRQMMGGFLNAAANGILEKQQPAQKPVVVDTEKELKGQSIMDALLGMFTTKVNADEMKKEYSSDSLGSGSQKSAVSSPEQLPSPTSPIAAEIGDKPYGRGRLLCLDGGGIRGLVLVQMLLEIEKLSRTPIIHMFDWIAGTSTGGILALALGCGKTMRQCMGLYLRMKEQCFVGSRPYNSEFFESILKDNLGEFNVMTDIKHPKIMVTGVMADRKPVDLHLFRNYTSASDILGIVTPINNRRIPPPQPSEQLVWRAARATGAAPSYFRAFGRFLDGGLIANNPTLDAMTEIHEYNMALRNAGRESEAIPVSVVMSLGTGHIPVTELKDIDVFRPESIWDTAKLAYGISTIGNLLVDQATCSDGRVVDRARAWCSTIGIPYFRFNPQLSEDIAMDEKDDQKLINMLWHTKAYMHANRNKIIEMINFLK
- the LOC6737499 gene encoding ankyrin repeat domain-containing protein 54, with product MAAATNNDSSGVESAKEEVEMSMPPSPMSMAMVLAKSTPMPMPTSASKGIMITPPPPAMPPTPTSSPNTHGEWPHMNINLNLNMSSNPSTNASFQLSRDRGEHFALPHLPPLPLNPNASNAEYLPSLIHPSTLPSGSKSFKMRPRMQRLKHTYSYSNIIVQSNGRKLRTAASTCNIELLNRILEGGANPNAADEYNRSPLHLAACRGYIPIVQQLLKYGANPNVVDSLGNTPLHLAVISASSNNFNVVVGVLLQGGASVHMYDRSNKSPLELAEAKLRLLRNRYDHPTPETAKILEDMCMLTTLILRYMVKQQRELEDLSALEKRLQNLSTSDDQEQVVSQTADELLASVERLSINNK
- the LOC6737500 gene encoding 85/88 kDa calcium-independent phospholipase A2 isoform X1 — its product is MAWMALGALASGFVLQRLLGVDQPANKVLEIKSEALGTLQVLARDDAMVLFAPPFNSSNEKRAVYEIILQRPTSDSNTTSFSLYRSPVQQEAEERFNAFLQRLPVFVSIVKEYYNVNGLQKACDALADNPSWTLSHLIAYFNLVDYISNPKMLQCVDQADAASLMSPFQLAIKQGHMEMVKALLPLSKLEHLDINSNSVFHYAASTTKEIINLITDKSTVNLNHLNSDGYTPLHVACLADKPENVKALLLAGANVNLNAKDIRKVYKTSAPTTVSSFLRTNVSKLYTQDMKYGGTPLHWCSSRETLHALIMEGCDVNATNFDGRTALHVMVARNRFECVVTLLAHDAEIDVLDKDGNAALHIAIEKKLVPIVQCLVVFGCDINLKNKDDKTPRHMVGNDASGNKDDEILYILHSVGAKRCKDTGSKCPPGCNAKGTYNGIPPEAPESVEQREHIENMLATTSRQMMGGFLNAAANGILEKQQPAQKPVVVDTEKELKGQSIMDALLGMFTTKVNADEMKKEYSSDSLGSGSQKSAVSSPEQLPSPTSPIAAEIGDKPYGRGRLLCLDGGGIRGLVLVQMLLEIEKLSRTPIIHMFDWIAGTSTGGILALALGCGKTMRQCMGLYLRMKEQCFVGSRPYNSEFFESILKDNLGEFNVMTDIKHPKIMVTGVMADRKPVDLHLFRNYTSASDILGIVTPINNRRIPPPQPSEQLVWRAARATGAAPSYFRAFGRFLDGGLIANNPTLDAMTEIHEYNMALRNAGRESEAIPVSVVMSLGTGHIPVTELKDIDVFRPESIWDTAKLAYGISTIGNLLVDQATCSDGRVVDRARAWCSTIGIPYFRFNPQLSEDIAMDEKDDQKLINMLWHTKAYMHANRNKIIEMINFLK